A single Flavobacterium sp. 1 DNA region contains:
- the rplF gene encoding 50S ribosomal protein L6 — protein MSRIGKSPVTIPAGVTITVADGIITVKGKNGQLTQEFSDVTVTVEGDQVQVERSSDHKDQRAKHGLYRSLINNMVIGVTEGFTKSLELVGVGYRASNQGQKLDLALGFSHNIILEIAPEVTLETISEKGKNPIVKLTSLDKQLLGQVAAKIRGFRKPEPYKGKGVKFVGEVLRRKAGKSA, from the coding sequence ATGTCAAGAATAGGTAAAAGCCCAGTAACAATACCAGCTGGTGTAACTATTACAGTTGCAGACGGTATTATTACTGTAAAAGGAAAAAACGGTCAACTAACTCAGGAGTTTTCGGACGTAACTGTAACGGTTGAAGGAGATCAAGTTCAAGTAGAAAGATCTTCTGATCATAAAGACCAAAGAGCAAAACACGGTTTGTACAGATCTTTAATTAATAACATGGTTATTGGTGTAACTGAAGGTTTTACAAAATCTTTAGAATTGGTTGGAGTTGGTTATAGAGCTTCAAATCAAGGGCAAAAATTAGATTTAGCACTAGGGTTTTCTCATAATATTATATTAGAAATAGCTCCTGAGGTAACTCTTGAAACTATTTCTGAAAAAGGTAAAAACCCGATTGTGAAATTAACATCATTGGATAAACAACTTTTAGGTCAGGTTGCGGCAAAAATCAGAGGTTTCCGTAAACCAGAGCCGTACAAAGGAAAAGGTGTTAAATTTGTAGGTGAAGTATTAAGAAGAAAAGCAGGTAAATCAGCTTAA
- the rplR gene encoding 50S ribosomal protein L18 — protein MSLTKPERRQRIRFRIRKTISGVATKPRLSVFRSNKEIYAQLIDDVNGVTILAASSREKEIGNGTNVEVATAVGKLIAEKALKAGINDVTFDRGGYLYHGRIKSLAEGARAAGLKF, from the coding sequence ATGTCATTAACAAAACCTGAAAGAAGACAACGTATTAGATTCAGAATTAGAAAAACGATTAGTGGTGTTGCTACTAAACCGAGACTATCTGTTTTTAGAAGTAACAAAGAAATTTATGCTCAATTAATTGATGATGTAAATGGAGTTACTATATTAGCTGCTTCTTCAAGAGAAAAAGAAATTGGAAACGGTACGAATGTTGAAGTTGCTACTGCAGTTGGAAAACTTATTGCGGAGAAAGCTTTAAAAGCGGGTATAAATGATGTTACTTTCGATAGAGGAGGTTATTTATACCACGGTCGTATTAAATCATTAGCGGAAGGCGCGAGAGCGGCTGGACTTAAATTCTAA
- the rpsE gene encoding 30S ribosomal protein S5, whose translation MSNKYKNIELVKPSGLELKDRLVSVNRVTKVTKGGRAFGFSAIVVVGDENGVVGHGLGKSKDVSEAIAKAVEDAKKNLVKIPLNGQSVPHEQKGKFGGARVFLIPASHGTGVIAGGAVRSVLESVGIHDVLSKSQGSSNPHNVVKATFDALLQMRSAYTVAKQRGVSLEKVFKG comes from the coding sequence ATGTCTAATAAATACAAGAATATAGAGTTAGTAAAACCAAGTGGTCTTGAATTAAAAGATCGTTTGGTGAGTGTAAATCGTGTTACTAAGGTTACAAAAGGAGGTAGAGCTTTTGGTTTTTCTGCTATTGTAGTTGTAGGTGATGAAAATGGAGTTGTTGGTCATGGATTAGGAAAATCTAAAGACGTTTCTGAAGCAATTGCGAAAGCAGTTGAAGATGCTAAGAAAAATCTTGTGAAGATTCCTTTGAATGGACAATCAGTTCCTCACGAACAAAAAGGTAAATTTGGTGGTGCACGTGTATTTTTAATTCCTGCCTCTCATGGTACAGGAGTTATTGCTGGTGGAGCTGTTCGTTCAGTTCTTGAATCAGTGGGAATTCATGATGTATTATCTAAATCACAAGGATCTTCAAATCCTCACAACGTAGTGAAAGCAACTTTTGATGCTTTATTACAAATGAGAAGCGCTTATACTGTTGCAAAACAAAGAGGTGTTTCTTTAGAAAAAGTTTTTAAAGGTTAA
- the rpmD gene encoding 50S ribosomal protein L30 — MAKLLVKQVRSKINCPLTQKRGLEALGLRKMGQVVEHDSNPAILGMINKVKHLVSVEEAK; from the coding sequence ATGGCTAAATTATTAGTAAAACAAGTTCGAAGCAAAATCAACTGTCCTCTTACTCAAAAAAGAGGTTTGGAAGCTTTAGGCCTACGTAAAATGGGACAAGTTGTAGAGCATGATTCAAATCCTGCTATCCTTGGGATGATAAATAAAGTTAAACACTTAGTTTCTGTTGAAGAAGCTAAATAA